In a single window of the Pongo abelii isolate AG06213 chromosome 1, NHGRI_mPonAbe1-v2.0_pri, whole genome shotgun sequence genome:
- the SASS6 gene encoding spindle assembly abnormal protein 6 homolog isoform X3 — protein sequence MSQVLFHQLVPLQVKCKDCEERRVSIRMSIELQSVSNPVHRKDLVIRLTDDTDPFFLYNLVISEEDFQSLKFQQGLLVDFLAFPQKFIDLLQQCTQEHAKEIPRFLLQLVSPAAILDNSPAFLNVVETNPFKHLTHLSLKLLPGNDVEIKKFLAGCLKCSKEEKLSLMQSLDDATRQLDFTQKTLAEKKQELDKLRNEWASHTAALTNKHSQELTNEKEKALQAQVQYQQQHEQQKKDLEILHQQNIHQLQNRLSELEAANKDLTERKYKGDSTIRELKAKLSGVEEELQRTKQEVLSLRRENSTLDVECHEKEKHINQLQTKVAVLEQEIKDKDQLVLRTKEAFDTIQEQKVVLEENGEKNQVQLGKLEATIKSLSAELLKANEIIKKLQGDLKTLMGKLKLKNTVTIQQEKLLAEKEEKLQKEQKELQDVGQSLRIKEQEVCKLQEQLEATVKKLEESKQLLKNNEKLITWLNKELNENQLVRKQDVLGPSTTPPAHSSSNTIRSGISPNLNVVDGRLTYPACGIGYPVSSAFAFQNTFPHSISAKNTSHPGSATKW from the exons GAGAGTAAGTATAAGAATGAGCATTGAACTACAATCAGTTTCTAATCCAGTTCACAGAAAG GACTTAGTTATTCGTCTGACTGATGACACGGATCCTTTTTTTTTATATAACCTTGTTATATCTGAGGAAGATTTTCAAAG TTTAAAATTCCAGCAGGGTCTTCTGGTAGACTTCTTAGCTTTCCCACAAAAATTTATAGATCTCCTTCAACAATGTACTCAAGAACATGCCAAAGAAATTCCAAG gTTTTTGCTACAGTTAGTTTCTCCAGCAGCTATTTTGGATAACTCACCtgcatttttaaatgtggtaGAGACAAATCCTTTTAAGCATCTTACACACCTCTCACTAAAACTTTTACCTGGAAATGATGTGGAGATAAAGAAATTTCTCGCAGGCTGTTTGAAATGTAGTAAG gAAGAAAAATTATCATTGATGCAATCACTAGATGATGCTACTAGGCAACTGGACTTTACACAAAAG ACATTagcagaaaaaaaacaagaattagaTAAGTTACGGAACGAATGGGCGTCACATACAGCAGCCTTGACAAacaagcattctcaggaactgacaaatgaaaaggaaaaagcctTGCAG GCACAGGTTCAATATCAACAGCAGCATGAACAGCAGAAAAAAGATTTAGAAATCCTCCATCAACAAAACATCCACCAGCTACAAAACAGACTGTCTGAGTTAGAAGCAGCTAATAAAGActtaactgaaagaaaatataaaggagaCTCCACTATTAGAGAACTTAAAGCAAAACTTTCTGGTGTTGAAGAG GAGCTACAGCGGACTAAGCAAGAAGTCCTTTCTTTGCGAAGAGAGAATTCTACACTAGATGTTGAATGCCATGAGAAAGAAAAGCACATTAATCAGCTACAAACAAAAGTGGCAGTTTTAGAACAGGAAATCAAGGATAAGGACCAGCTTGTTTTAAGAACAAAAGAGGCATTTGATACAATCCAGGAACAAAAg gtggttttagaagaaaatggtGAGAAAAATCAAGTACAACTAGGAAAGCTTGAAGCTACAATAAAATCATTATCTGCAGAACTTCTGaag GCAAATGAAATTATCAAGAAGTTACAAGGGGATCTGAAAACTTTAATGGGTAAGTTGAAATTGAAGAATACAGTTACTATTCAGCAAGAAAAACTCTTGGCTGAGAAGGAGGAAAAATTACAAAAGGAACAAAAGGAATTACAAGATGTTGGACAGTCTCTTCGAATTAAAGAGCAAGAG GTATGCAAATTACAAGAACAATTAGAAGCTACAGTTAAAAAACTtgaagaaagcaaacaacttctaaaaaataatgaaaagt tAATCACGTGGTTAAAtaaagaactaaatgaaaatcaGCTAGTGAGAAAGCAAGATGTATTGGGACCTTCTACTACTCCGCCTGCACATTCCAGCAGCAACACAATCAGAAGTGGAATTTCTCCTAACCTGAATGTG gttgaTGGTAGACTGACTTACCCAGCCTGTGGGATTGGTTATCCTGTCTCCTCTGCATTTGCATTCCAGAATACCTTCCCTCATTCGATATCTGCCAAAAATACCAGCCACCCTGGTTCAGCAACAAAG